The following proteins are co-located in the Micromonospora coriariae genome:
- a CDS encoding zinc-dependent metalloprotease, giving the protein MQQFMSQLQHLLSAPGSGPVNWDLARQVAASQLAAAGDPAVSPYERNAVEEALRLADLWLEPASAWPSGIQSPVAWNRNEWIFKTLDVWRKLCDPVASRMVGAMGDLVPPEARAQLGPMQSMVATLGGALFGGQLGQALGSLAAEVLSAGDIGLPLGPAGTAALIPANIRAYGEGLELPEDEVRLYVALREAAHQRLFQHVPWLRGHVLSAVEMYASGIRVNREAIEEAMGRVDPTDPESMQAIALEGIFTPEDSPAQKASLARLETALALVEGWVCHVVDSAASDRLPNVVRLGEAFRRRRAAGGPAEQTFAALVGLELRPRRLREAAALWAALTEHRGIAGRDAVWGHPDLLPSDDDFADPVAFAMNDMDLSELDNFDFTAPGGVEEKAPGQPDDTDGGPDTDGDAKP; this is encoded by the coding sequence ATGCAGCAGTTCATGTCGCAGTTGCAGCACCTGCTCTCCGCGCCGGGCAGCGGGCCGGTCAACTGGGACCTGGCCCGGCAGGTGGCGGCCAGCCAACTGGCGGCCGCCGGCGACCCGGCGGTGTCGCCCTACGAGCGCAACGCGGTGGAAGAGGCGCTGCGCCTGGCCGACCTGTGGCTGGAGCCCGCCTCGGCATGGCCGTCCGGCATCCAGTCCCCGGTCGCCTGGAACCGCAATGAGTGGATCTTCAAGACGCTGGACGTGTGGCGCAAGCTCTGCGACCCGGTGGCCAGCCGGATGGTCGGCGCGATGGGCGACCTGGTGCCGCCGGAGGCGCGCGCCCAGCTCGGCCCGATGCAGTCGATGGTGGCAACCCTCGGCGGCGCGCTCTTCGGCGGGCAGTTGGGGCAGGCCCTCGGCTCCCTCGCCGCGGAGGTGCTCTCCGCCGGCGACATCGGGCTGCCGCTCGGCCCGGCCGGCACGGCCGCGCTGATCCCGGCCAACATCCGGGCGTACGGCGAGGGCCTGGAGCTGCCCGAGGACGAGGTACGCCTCTACGTGGCGCTGCGCGAGGCCGCCCACCAGCGGCTGTTCCAGCACGTCCCGTGGCTGCGCGGGCACGTGCTCAGCGCGGTGGAGATGTACGCCTCGGGCATCCGGGTCAACCGGGAGGCGATCGAGGAGGCGATGGGGCGGGTCGACCCGACCGACCCGGAGTCGATGCAGGCGATCGCCCTGGAGGGCATCTTCACGCCGGAGGACAGCCCGGCGCAGAAGGCCTCCCTGGCCCGACTGGAGACCGCGCTGGCGCTGGTCGAGGGCTGGGTGTGCCACGTCGTGGACAGCGCCGCCAGCGACCGGCTGCCCAACGTCGTCCGGCTGGGTGAGGCGTTCCGCCGCCGCCGGGCCGCCGGCGGTCCGGCCGAGCAGACCTTCGCCGCGCTGGTCGGCCTGGAGCTGCGTCCGCGCCGGCTGCGCGAGGCGGCGGCGCTCTGGGCCGCGCTCACCGAGCACCGCGGCATCGCCGGCCGGGACGCGGTCTGGGGCCACCCGGACCTGCTCCCGTCGGACGACGACTTCGCCGACCCGGTCGCGTTCGCGATGAACGACATGGACCTGAGCGAGCTGGACAACTTCGACTTCACCGCGCCCGGCGGGGTGGAGGAGAAGGCTCCCGGCCAGCCCGACGACACCGACGGCGGGCCCGACACCGACGGCGACGCCAAGCCCTGA
- a CDS encoding YlbL family protein, which translates to MRRRGLTVLLGALFTALLSIGVLRVPIPYVVLGPGPTVNTLGTADGKEVIQISGRETSTSAGQLRLTTVGVQPTVRLRGAIAGWFSDDEAVVPRELVYPPGESTEQVEQRNAEDFKVSQTSAETAALRELGFPVQVVIKTVAADGPSAGVLKVGDVITTVDGKPVPVASKVTELVRAKPAGTALTIGYTRDGAPATATVTSQEQDGRPRIGVEIDQQQPHPFTLGIDLEDIGGPSAGLMFALGIVDKLTPADLTGGQVIAGTGTIDDEGNVGPIGGIAQKLVGAKRAGAKVFLVPADNCAEAVRNPQPDLPLLRVGSLDEGLTALETLRAGGQPTRC; encoded by the coding sequence ATGAGACGTCGTGGCCTGACGGTCCTGCTCGGTGCCCTGTTCACCGCCCTGCTGAGCATCGGGGTGCTCCGGGTGCCGATCCCGTACGTGGTGCTCGGCCCGGGCCCGACGGTCAACACCCTCGGCACCGCCGACGGCAAGGAGGTCATCCAGATCTCCGGGCGGGAGACGTCCACGTCCGCCGGCCAGCTCCGGTTGACCACCGTGGGGGTGCAGCCCACGGTGCGGCTCCGAGGGGCGATCGCCGGCTGGTTCTCCGACGACGAGGCGGTGGTGCCGCGCGAGCTGGTGTACCCGCCGGGGGAGTCGACGGAGCAGGTCGAGCAGCGCAACGCCGAGGACTTCAAGGTGTCGCAGACCAGCGCCGAGACCGCGGCGCTTCGCGAACTGGGCTTCCCGGTGCAGGTGGTGATCAAGACGGTGGCCGCGGACGGCCCGTCCGCCGGGGTGCTCAAGGTCGGTGACGTGATCACCACGGTCGACGGTAAGCCGGTGCCGGTGGCCTCGAAGGTCACCGAGCTGGTCCGGGCAAAGCCGGCCGGCACGGCCCTGACCATCGGCTACACCCGCGACGGCGCGCCGGCCACCGCGACGGTGACCAGTCAGGAGCAGGACGGCCGGCCGCGGATCGGCGTTGAGATCGACCAGCAGCAGCCACACCCGTTCACGCTCGGCATCGACCTGGAGGACATCGGCGGACCGAGTGCCGGCCTGATGTTCGCCCTGGGCATCGTGGACAAGCTGACCCCGGCCGACCTCACCGGCGGCCAGGTCATCGCCGGCACCGGCACCATCGACGACGAGGGCAACGTCGGCCCGATCGGCGGGATCGCCCAGAAACTGGTCGGTGCGAAGCGCGCCGGGGCCAAGGTCTTCCTGGTGCCGGCGGACAACTGCGCCGAGGCGGTCCGCAACCCGCAACCCGACCTGCCGCTGCTGCGAGTGGGCTCGTTGGACGAAGGACTGACCGCGCTGGAGACGCTGCGGGCGGGGGGACAGCCGACCCGCTGCTGA
- a CDS encoding UPF0182 family membrane protein — MRSSSPLPRMSRRGRVTIAVLVGVFVLFTLLGWGVQAWTDWLWFDEVRYTEVFTGVLVTRLLLFLAVGLGMAVIVGGNLWLAHRLRPRLRPHSVEQATLERYRMALSPRLGTWIALTAAVVGLFAGLSGQSRWNQWLLFRNGGDFGIKDPEFGVDIGFYVFQLPFWRYLLGVAFTAVVLAVIGALAVHYLFGGVRLQGVGDRMSNAARAHLSSLVAVFVLLKSVAYVLDRRAMLLEYNEGAKLYGAGYADVNALLPAKEILAYISIVVAIAIIVFSNAWMRNLVWPGISLALLGVSAVAIGGIYPWAVQTFEVKPSAKDKEAPYIQRSIDATRAAFGLGATETTPYAASNLTPPANLATDTSVVSNVRLLDPQLVSETYTQLQQVRGFYDFGPKLDIDRYGVNGKTSDYVVGVREINYGELTDQQNTWINRHTVYTHGYGLVAAPANQVVCGGQPFFVSGFLGERTQEACSSQTEQIPAKQPRIYYGERMAADDYAIVGQSDPNKKAEFDRPVGEGGGESYTYTGEGGVEIGSFTRRLLYAIKEQESNFLLSEAVNKDSRLLYVRNPRDRVEKVAPFLTLDGDPYPAVVDGRVQWIVDGYTTAATYPYAERVNLQTETTDELTNRGTFQLARENVNYMRNSVKATVDAYDGTVKLYEYDDTDPVLKAWNKAFGGDLVLPKAEIPVELTEHLRYPADMFKVQRNLLTKFHVTNPGDFYSAQDFWQVPNVPDAPDSGQKQPPYYLFTQFPGQESPRFQLTSAVTPNGRQNLAALISGSYVEGQPRLEVLELPDQTRISGPVQVHQQMTNNANIRQQLNLLSSNQAQVQYGNLLSLPFADGMLYVEPVYVKSNQQDAYPLLQKVLLSYGDGGSFVALADNINDGIKQLVEQGKRAGQGAPPPPTTGGNPTTPPPSPGTGTPPMTGELADAANRVQTAITEVRAAQTSGDFERYGRALKALDEALTAFQQAQQAGNPPASPGGSPSPSGSAPPPPGPTTGAGG, encoded by the coding sequence ATGCGTAGCAGCAGCCCCCTTCCGAGGATGAGCCGGCGCGGGCGCGTCACCATCGCCGTCCTGGTCGGGGTGTTCGTGCTCTTCACCCTGCTCGGCTGGGGTGTGCAGGCGTGGACGGACTGGCTCTGGTTCGACGAGGTCCGCTACACCGAGGTCTTCACCGGCGTGCTGGTCACCCGGCTGCTGCTCTTCCTCGCCGTCGGCCTCGGCATGGCGGTCATCGTCGGCGGCAACCTGTGGCTGGCCCACCGGCTGCGCCCGCGGCTGCGTCCGCACTCGGTCGAGCAGGCGACCCTGGAGCGCTACCGGATGGCGCTCAGCCCGCGCCTCGGCACCTGGATCGCGCTGACCGCCGCCGTGGTCGGGCTCTTCGCCGGCCTCTCCGGGCAGAGCCGGTGGAACCAGTGGCTGCTCTTCCGCAACGGCGGCGACTTTGGAATCAAGGACCCGGAGTTCGGGGTCGACATCGGCTTCTACGTCTTCCAGCTGCCGTTCTGGCGCTACCTGCTCGGGGTCGCGTTCACCGCCGTGGTGCTGGCCGTGATCGGCGCGCTGGCTGTGCACTACCTCTTCGGCGGGGTTCGCCTGCAGGGTGTCGGGGACCGGATGAGCAACGCCGCCCGCGCTCACCTGAGCAGCCTCGTCGCGGTCTTCGTGCTGCTCAAGTCTGTCGCGTACGTGCTGGACCGGCGGGCGATGCTGCTGGAGTACAACGAGGGCGCCAAGCTGTACGGCGCCGGCTACGCGGACGTCAACGCGCTGCTGCCGGCGAAGGAGATCCTGGCCTACATCTCGATCGTGGTGGCGATCGCGATCATCGTGTTCTCCAACGCCTGGATGCGGAACCTGGTCTGGCCGGGCATCTCGCTCGCCCTGCTCGGCGTGTCCGCGGTGGCCATCGGCGGCATCTATCCCTGGGCGGTGCAGACCTTCGAGGTCAAGCCGAGCGCCAAGGACAAGGAGGCGCCGTACATCCAGCGCAGCATCGACGCGACCCGGGCGGCGTTCGGGTTGGGGGCCACCGAGACGACCCCGTACGCGGCGAGCAACCTCACCCCGCCGGCCAACCTGGCCACCGACACTTCCGTGGTGTCGAACGTGCGGCTGCTCGACCCGCAGTTGGTCAGCGAGACCTACACCCAGCTCCAGCAGGTGCGCGGCTTCTACGACTTCGGCCCCAAGCTGGACATCGACCGGTACGGGGTGAACGGCAAGACCTCCGATTACGTGGTCGGCGTCCGGGAGATCAACTACGGCGAGCTGACCGATCAGCAGAACACCTGGATCAACCGGCACACCGTCTACACACACGGGTACGGGCTGGTGGCCGCCCCGGCGAACCAGGTGGTCTGCGGTGGGCAGCCGTTCTTCGTCTCCGGCTTCCTCGGCGAGCGGACCCAGGAGGCGTGCTCCTCGCAGACCGAGCAGATCCCGGCGAAGCAGCCGCGCATCTACTACGGCGAGCGGATGGCCGCCGACGACTACGCGATCGTCGGGCAGTCCGACCCGAACAAGAAGGCCGAGTTCGACCGGCCGGTGGGTGAGGGTGGCGGCGAGTCCTACACCTACACCGGCGAGGGCGGCGTGGAGATCGGCTCCTTCACCCGGCGGCTGCTGTACGCCATCAAGGAGCAGGAGTCGAACTTCCTGCTCTCCGAGGCGGTCAACAAGGACTCCAGGCTGCTGTACGTGCGCAACCCGCGGGACCGGGTGGAGAAGGTCGCGCCGTTCCTCACGCTGGACGGCGACCCGTACCCGGCGGTGGTCGACGGCCGGGTGCAGTGGATCGTCGACGGCTACACCACGGCGGCGACCTACCCGTACGCCGAGCGGGTCAACCTCCAGACCGAGACCACCGACGAGCTGACCAACCGGGGCACCTTCCAGCTGGCCCGGGAGAACGTCAACTACATGCGCAACTCGGTGAAGGCCACCGTCGACGCGTACGACGGCACAGTGAAGCTCTACGAGTACGACGACACCGACCCGGTGCTCAAGGCGTGGAACAAGGCGTTCGGCGGTGACCTGGTGCTGCCGAAGGCGGAGATTCCGGTCGAGCTGACCGAGCACCTGCGCTACCCGGCGGACATGTTCAAGGTGCAGCGGAACCTGCTCACCAAGTTCCACGTGACCAACCCGGGCGACTTCTACTCGGCACAGGACTTCTGGCAGGTGCCCAACGTGCCGGACGCGCCGGACAGCGGCCAGAAGCAGCCCCCGTACTACCTGTTCACCCAGTTCCCGGGGCAGGAGAGCCCGCGGTTCCAGCTCACCTCCGCGGTCACCCCGAACGGCCGGCAGAACCTCGCGGCGCTCATCTCGGGGTCGTACGTCGAGGGGCAGCCGCGGCTGGAGGTGCTGGAGCTGCCGGACCAGACCCGGATCTCCGGTCCGGTGCAGGTGCACCAGCAGATGACCAACAACGCCAACATCCGCCAGCAGCTCAACCTGCTCTCCAGCAACCAGGCGCAGGTGCAGTACGGCAACCTGCTCTCGCTGCCGTTCGCCGACGGCATGCTCTACGTCGAGCCGGTCTACGTGAAGAGCAACCAGCAGGACGCGTACCCGCTGCTGCAGAAGGTGCTGCTCTCGTACGGCGACGGCGGCTCCTTCGTGGCGCTCGCCGACAACATCAATGACGGCATCAAGCAGCTGGTCGAGCAGGGCAAGCGGGCCGGGCAGGGCGCGCCGCCGCCCCCGACCACCGGGGGCAACCCGACCACGCCGCCGCCGAGCCCCGGCACCGGCACCCCGCCGATGACGGGTGAGCTGGCCGACGCGGCGAACCGGGTGCAGACCGCCATCACCGAGGTCCGGGCCGCGCAGACGTCCGGCGACTTCGAGCGGTACGGTCGGGCGCTCAAGGCGCTGGACGAGGCGCTCACCGCCTTCCAGCAGGCGCAGCAGGCGGGCAACCCGCCCGCTTCGCCCGGTGGCAGCCCGTCGCCGAGCGGCAGCGCGCCGCCGCCCCCCGGCCCGACCACCGGCGCGGGCGGCTGA
- a CDS encoding RNA polymerase sigma factor — protein MRDAQSFDELYRGTARRLLRYGYAVTGDHTEAQDLVQEAVGAEPHRTATGRPGAE, from the coding sequence ATGAGGGACGCGCAGAGTTTCGACGAGTTGTACCGCGGCACGGCCCGCCGGCTGTTGCGGTACGGCTACGCGGTCACGGGCGACCACACCGAGGCGCAGGATCTGGTGCAGGAGGCGGTCGGCGCTGAGCCGCACCGGACCGCCACCGGACGCCCCGGCGCCGAGTGA
- a CDS encoding RNA polymerase sigma factor: protein MHYLFDMSVEDIAREADVPVGTVKSWLSRGRSRLAALLPELSTVKLEANDVS from the coding sequence CTGCACTATCTCTTCGACATGTCGGTGGAGGACATCGCTCGGGAGGCCGACGTGCCGGTCGGCACCGTGAAGTCCTGGCTGTCCCGCGGCCGGTCCCGGCTGGCCGCGCTGCTGCCCGAGCTCTCCACCGTGAAGCTGGAGGCGAACGATGTCAGCTGA
- a CDS encoding ABC transporter substrate-binding protein: protein MPAVRPPIDRFDADPGRRRVLGALLGAPLLAAGGLTGCSDGPATSTDEGPVELSVFWWGGTKRAELTEKVLRLYSERNPRVTFRVTWQGADGYYDRLATQAAGGNVPDLIQLDDAVLTEYTQRQIVLDLSERVADHRLDLRGLPESLIRYGTVDGRTMAVAGGQTLAAVVFNRDLLRELRMPEPRSGMPWADYIAWAEQVTEASDGRVAGTMDASGDYRALWLWLRAQGGEFYRGHQLGFGADELIGWFELWQRARAGRATPGAALVEQADSGEPARQLVVSGLTAASFAWSHQLPELQRLTEAELGVVGFPGPPGAQWARASMYWAAFRGTRHPDTVIDVINFLTTNGEAGTVLGHERGLNASIAVRRYTEGSITDPAQQRAAAFNVSIAEQLGPAPAPPPKGHAKVRTLLVTAAESVRSGRAGTRAATSRFIAQANAALAA from the coding sequence GTGCCCGCTGTTCGACCCCCGATCGACCGCTTCGACGCCGACCCGGGCCGGCGCCGGGTGCTGGGCGCGCTGCTCGGTGCTCCCCTGCTGGCCGCCGGCGGGCTGACCGGATGCAGCGACGGCCCCGCCACATCGACCGACGAGGGGCCGGTCGAGCTGTCGGTCTTCTGGTGGGGCGGGACGAAGCGGGCCGAGCTGACCGAGAAGGTGCTGCGGCTCTACTCGGAGCGCAACCCCCGGGTCACCTTCCGCGTCACCTGGCAGGGCGCCGACGGCTACTACGACCGGCTGGCCACCCAGGCGGCCGGCGGCAACGTGCCGGACCTGATCCAGCTCGACGACGCCGTGCTGACCGAGTACACCCAGCGCCAGATCGTCCTCGACCTCAGCGAGCGGGTCGCCGACCATCGCCTGGACCTGCGCGGCCTGCCGGAGAGCCTGATCCGCTACGGCACTGTGGACGGGCGGACGATGGCGGTGGCCGGCGGCCAGACCCTCGCGGCGGTGGTCTTCAACCGGGACCTGCTGCGGGAGCTGCGGATGCCGGAGCCACGCAGCGGGATGCCCTGGGCGGACTACATCGCCTGGGCGGAACAGGTCACCGAGGCCAGCGACGGCCGGGTGGCCGGCACCATGGACGCGTCCGGCGACTACCGCGCGCTCTGGCTCTGGCTGCGCGCCCAGGGCGGCGAGTTCTACCGGGGGCACCAGCTCGGCTTCGGCGCGGACGAGCTGATCGGCTGGTTCGAGCTGTGGCAGCGCGCCCGGGCCGGGCGGGCCACACCGGGCGCGGCACTTGTCGAGCAGGCCGACAGCGGGGAGCCGGCCCGGCAACTGGTGGTCAGCGGGTTGACCGCCGCGTCCTTCGCCTGGTCCCACCAACTGCCGGAGCTGCAACGGCTCACCGAGGCCGAGCTGGGCGTGGTCGGCTTCCCCGGCCCACCTGGTGCACAGTGGGCGCGTGCGTCGATGTACTGGGCGGCGTTCCGCGGCACCCGCCACCCGGACACCGTCATCGACGTGATCAACTTTTTGACCACGAACGGCGAGGCCGGGACCGTCCTCGGCCACGAACGCGGCCTCAACGCCAGCATCGCCGTCCGCCGCTACACCGAGGGCAGCATCACCGACCCGGCGCAGCAGCGAGCCGCCGCGTTCAACGTCAGCATCGCCGAACAGCTCGGGCCGGCGCCGGCGCCACCCCCGAAGGGGCACGCCAAGGTGCGTACCCTGCTCGTCACCGCCGCGGAGAGCGTCCGCTCCGGGCGCGCCGGCACCCGCGCGGCCACCTCCCGGTTCATCGCCCAGGCCAACGCCGCCCTGGCGGCGTGA
- a CDS encoding phosphoribosylaminoimidazolesuccinocarboxamide synthase gives MELLHSGKVRDVYADGDDLILVASDRISIYDVALPTPIPDKGRLLTALSLWWFEQLADLVPNHVISAADVPAEFAGRAIRCQRLDMVPVECVARGYLTGGGLREYERTGAVSGVPLPRGLGEASILPKPIFTPSSKAPMGEHDEPITYDDVVDKVGEATAERLRQITLDVYRRGAELAADRGILVADTKIELGWAPDGTLVLADELLTSDSSRFWPAESYQPGRVQFSYDKQYVRDWATGSGWDKQGPAPDLPAEVVEATRARYVEVYEKLTGNRWE, from the coding sequence GTGGAACTTCTGCACTCGGGCAAGGTCCGGGACGTCTACGCCGACGGCGACGACCTGATCCTGGTCGCCTCGGACCGCATCTCGATCTACGACGTGGCGCTGCCGACGCCGATTCCGGACAAGGGTCGCCTGCTCACCGCGCTCTCGCTGTGGTGGTTCGAGCAGCTCGCCGACCTGGTGCCGAACCACGTCATCTCCGCCGCCGACGTGCCGGCGGAGTTCGCCGGGCGGGCGATCCGCTGCCAGCGCCTGGACATGGTCCCGGTCGAGTGCGTCGCCCGGGGCTACCTCACCGGCGGCGGCCTGCGGGAGTACGAGCGCACCGGCGCGGTCTCCGGCGTGCCGCTGCCCCGAGGGCTGGGCGAGGCGTCGATCCTGCCCAAGCCGATCTTCACACCGTCGAGCAAGGCACCGATGGGTGAGCACGACGAACCCATCACGTACGACGACGTGGTGGACAAGGTGGGCGAGGCGACTGCCGAGCGACTGCGGCAGATCACCCTCGACGTCTACCGGCGCGGCGCGGAGCTGGCCGCCGACCGGGGCATCCTGGTCGCCGACACCAAGATCGAGCTGGGCTGGGCGCCGGACGGCACGCTGGTCCTCGCCGACGAACTGCTCACCTCCGACTCGTCCCGGTTCTGGCCGGCCGAGTCGTACCAGCCCGGGCGGGTGCAGTTCTCCTACGACAAGCAGTACGTGCGGGACTGGGCCACCGGCAGCGGCTGGGACAAGCAGGGCCCGGCGCCGGATCTGCCGGCCGAGGTGGTCGAGGCGACCCGGGCCCGCTACGTCGAGGTCTACGAGAAGCTCACCGGCAACCGCTGGGAGTAA
- the glpK gene encoding glycerol kinase GlpK has product MTPQYVAAIDQGTTSSRCIVFDRAGEIVAVAQREHRQIFPRPGWVEHDAEEIWENVQQVVQEALRSAGTDTAGLAAVGITNQRETTVVWDRATGRPVANALVWQDTRTGPLLRELETAYGEELFRTRTGLPLATYFAGPKLRWLLDEVDGLRERAERGEVLFGTMDSWLIWKLTGEHVTDVTNASRTMLMDLATLAWAPELLDAMGVPAAMLPEIRSSAEVYGTATGVLAGVPVASALGDQQAALFGQTCFQPGEAKCTYGTGSFLLLNTGASPVPSTHGLLTTVAYRIKGQPPAYALEGAIAVTGSLVQWLRDNLGLISTAAEVEELARTVDDNGGCYVVPAFSGLFAPHWRSDARGVIAGLTGYITKGHLARAVLEASAWQTREVVDAMNADSDVALRRLRVDGGMTANGLLMQFLADVLDVPVVRSRITETTCLGAAYAAGLAVGFWPDLATLRAQWRSDAQWEPTMAPELREQELRQWHKAVQRTLDWVD; this is encoded by the coding sequence GTGACCCCCCAGTACGTCGCCGCCATCGATCAGGGCACCACCTCCTCGCGGTGCATCGTCTTCGACCGGGCCGGGGAGATCGTCGCCGTGGCGCAGCGCGAGCACCGGCAGATCTTTCCCCGACCCGGCTGGGTGGAACACGACGCCGAGGAGATCTGGGAAAACGTCCAGCAGGTCGTCCAGGAGGCGCTGCGGTCGGCCGGCACCGACACGGCCGGGCTGGCCGCGGTCGGCATCACCAACCAGCGGGAGACGACAGTGGTCTGGGACCGGGCCACCGGACGACCGGTGGCCAACGCGCTGGTCTGGCAGGACACCCGGACCGGGCCGCTGCTGCGCGAGCTGGAGACGGCGTACGGCGAGGAGCTGTTCCGGACCCGCACCGGCCTTCCGCTGGCCACCTACTTCGCCGGGCCGAAGCTGCGCTGGCTGCTGGACGAGGTTGACGGCCTGCGCGAGCGCGCCGAGCGCGGCGAGGTGCTCTTCGGCACCATGGACAGCTGGCTGATCTGGAAGCTGACCGGCGAGCACGTCACCGACGTGACAAATGCCAGCCGGACGATGCTGATGGACCTCGCCACCCTGGCCTGGGCCCCGGAACTGCTGGACGCGATGGGCGTGCCGGCGGCCATGCTGCCGGAGATCCGCAGCTCCGCCGAGGTGTACGGCACCGCCACCGGAGTGCTGGCCGGAGTGCCGGTGGCCAGCGCGCTCGGCGACCAGCAGGCGGCCCTGTTCGGCCAGACCTGCTTCCAGCCGGGCGAGGCGAAGTGCACCTACGGCACCGGCAGCTTCCTGCTGCTCAACACCGGGGCCAGCCCGGTCCCGTCGACGCACGGCCTGCTCACCACGGTCGCCTACCGGATCAAGGGCCAACCACCGGCGTACGCCCTGGAGGGCGCCATCGCGGTCACCGGTTCACTGGTGCAGTGGCTGCGGGACAACCTCGGGTTGATCTCCACGGCCGCCGAGGTGGAGGAGTTGGCCCGCACCGTGGACGACAACGGCGGCTGCTACGTGGTGCCGGCGTTCTCGGGCCTGTTCGCTCCGCACTGGCGTAGCGACGCCCGTGGGGTGATCGCCGGTCTGACCGGCTACATCACCAAGGGGCACCTGGCCCGTGCGGTCCTGGAGGCGTCGGCGTGGCAGACCCGCGAGGTGGTCGACGCGATGAACGCCGACTCCGACGTGGCGCTGCGTCGACTCCGGGTGGACGGCGGCATGACCGCCAACGGCCTGCTCATGCAGTTCCTCGCCGACGTGCTCGACGTGCCGGTGGTCCGCTCCCGGATCACCGAGACCACCTGCCTCGGCGCCGCGTACGCGGCCGGTCTGGCGGTCGGTTTCTGGCCGGACCTGGCCACCCTGCGGGCACAGTGGCGCTCCGACGCGCAGTGGGAGCCGACCATGGCCCCCGAGCTGCGCGAGCAGGAGCTGCGCCAGTGGCACAAGGCCGTCCAGCGCACCCTGGACTGGGTGGACTGA